Proteins from a genomic interval of Fundidesulfovibrio putealis DSM 16056:
- a CDS encoding flagellin N-terminal helical domain-containing protein: MSLVINHNLMAQNAARNLSESYSSLGVSTRRLSSGLRVGTAADDAAGLAVRELMRADISSLNQGVRNANDAISMIQTADGALGVIDEKLIRMKELATQASTGTYTSDQRLIIDSEYQAMASEITRIASATDFNGIYLLNGNLSGANHSGAGLNSTGKMKVHFGTGNLSAEDYYYVQINTSTASALGVGIGATTTSGRSISTQQLAQQSLEAINNAIVSKDKIRANLGALQNRLSNTVQNLQIQAENLQAAESQISDVDVAEEMTSFVRSQILTQSAVAMLSQANSLPRMAMQLLG, from the coding sequence ATGTCTCTCGTAATCAACCACAACTTGATGGCCCAGAACGCGGCTCGCAACCTGAGCGAATCGTATTCCAGCCTTGGCGTGTCCACCCGTCGTCTGTCTTCCGGCCTTCGCGTCGGCACCGCAGCTGACGACGCCGCCGGCCTGGCTGTCCGCGAACTCATGCGTGCGGACATCTCCTCACTCAACCAGGGCGTGCGCAACGCCAACGATGCCATCTCCATGATCCAGACTGCGGACGGAGCGCTGGGCGTTATCGACGAAAAGCTCATCCGCATGAAGGAACTGGCCACGCAGGCGTCAACGGGTACCTACACCTCTGACCAGCGTCTGATCATCGACTCCGAGTATCAGGCCATGGCCTCGGAAATCACCCGAATCGCGTCCGCCACAGACTTCAACGGCATCTACCTGCTGAACGGCAACCTGTCCGGCGCCAACCACAGCGGCGCGGGGCTGAACTCCACCGGCAAGATGAAGGTGCACTTCGGTACCGGCAACCTGTCCGCCGAGGACTACTACTACGTCCAGATCAACACCTCGACCGCTTCGGCTCTGGGTGTCGGTATCGGGGCCACCACCACCTCCGGCCGGTCCATCTCCACCCAGCAGCTGGCTCAGCAGTCGCTGGAGGCGATCAACAACGCCATCGTGTCCAAGGACAAGATCCGCGCAAACCTGGGCGCCCTGCAGAACAGGCTGTCCAACACCGTGCAGAACCTGCAGATCCAGGCCGAGAACCTCCAGGCCGCCGAGTCGCAGATCTCCGACGTGGACGTGGCCGAAGAGATGACCTCCTTCGTGCGCTCGCAGATCCTGACCCAGTCCGCAGTCGCCATGCTCTCGCAGGCCAACAGCCTGCCCAGGATGGCCATGCAGCTCCTCGGCTAA
- the fliS gene encoding flagellar export chaperone FliS — translation MQKAAHAYLQTQVTTTTQGDLLILLFDGALKFLKQAKERMAAKDYAQKGILISKALDVLGELQSSLNAQKGGEIAENLRKLYLLCSTKLLMANMHMNQDLVDEVVNILSGIRDAFAQINTPQFAPPPPTVAQASRAGSQQAPTGAMGAPSAGAPVHKAFAAYSLARKDAG, via the coding sequence ATGCAGAAAGCGGCACACGCATACCTTCAGACCCAGGTTACGACAACGACCCAGGGGGATCTGCTCATTCTCCTCTTCGACGGCGCGCTCAAGTTCCTGAAACAGGCCAAGGAACGCATGGCCGCCAAGGACTACGCGCAGAAGGGAATCCTCATATCCAAGGCCCTGGACGTGCTAGGCGAGCTGCAAAGCAGCCTGAACGCCCAGAAAGGCGGAGAGATCGCGGAGAACCTGCGCAAGCTCTATCTGCTGTGCTCAACCAAGCTCCTCATGGCCAACATGCACATGAACCAGGACCTCGTGGACGAGGTGGTGAACATTCTCAGCGGAATCCGAGACGCCTTCGCGCAGATCAACACCCCGCAGTTTGCGCCCCCCCCGCCCACCGTGGCCCAGGCCAGCCGGGCCGGATCGCAGCAGGCCCCCACCGGGGCCATGGGGGCGCCATCCGCCGGAGCGCCCGTCCACAAGGCGTTCGCAGCCTACTCCCTCGCGCGCAAGGATGCCGGATAG
- the fliD gene encoding flagellar filament capping protein FliD produces MAIGDVTAGSIAGQVHFSGLGSGTDFDTLITKLVQVEQSRVTTYQKWKQSWLDKNTAFKDLNSKMLSLRTTLQGMDTIGEFLKKTAASNNTSTLTATAGGDAEVGTHTFSVLQLAKNKMMVTSSGYATLTQDINSLATDAKFTYTYKGVTVSNAIPATANLNDLVNIINTNGTNNGVRASTIFDGSNYYLQLRGLDTGSNASLVVSPTTTLPGFLNGNFRTTQANQDAKLKIDGWPLSNAYISRATNTVSDVIPGLTMTIKSSGAGTISIATDADAVVANVKTFISQVNEVRQKIRDLTKYDSTTKEASILTGNYGLQMLDSIMKNITAAPGIGFDRDRDTYVSLSPVGLSTDAMEGSPTQGLILLDETTLRNVLASNAYAVGKIFAANYMGDTTSANTSFTSYISGITKPGTYSVSYTVAGGKITGATIGGHPAIFYSNSSTITGAAGYDEAGMVIRVNNLTNGTYTSAVNLRLGKSPELVSELTDLTNADSGPLNILQKNYVTISDNIQKKIDYETKRISTMETHLRARFSKLDTVLGKYSQIQSQLGSQIAQLTSSS; encoded by the coding sequence ATGGCGATCGGAGATGTTACAGCAGGCAGCATAGCAGGACAGGTCCACTTCTCGGGTTTGGGAAGCGGCACGGACTTCGACACGCTCATCACCAAGCTCGTTCAGGTCGAACAAAGCCGGGTCACAACGTATCAGAAGTGGAAGCAGTCCTGGCTGGACAAAAACACGGCCTTCAAGGACCTGAACTCCAAGATGCTCTCCCTGCGCACCACGCTCCAGGGCATGGACACCATCGGCGAGTTCCTGAAGAAGACCGCCGCCTCCAACAACACCTCCACGCTCACGGCCACGGCAGGCGGCGACGCCGAGGTCGGCACCCACACCTTCTCCGTGCTGCAGCTGGCCAAGAACAAGATGATGGTCACCAGCTCCGGCTATGCGACCCTCACCCAGGACATCAACAGCCTGGCCACCGACGCCAAGTTTACCTACACCTACAAGGGCGTCACGGTTTCCAACGCCATCCCGGCCACGGCAAACCTGAACGACCTGGTGAACATCATCAACACCAACGGCACCAACAACGGCGTGCGCGCGTCCACCATCTTCGACGGCAGCAATTACTATCTGCAGTTGCGCGGGCTGGACACAGGGTCCAACGCGAGCCTCGTGGTGAGCCCCACGACCACCTTGCCGGGCTTCCTGAACGGCAATTTCCGCACCACCCAGGCCAACCAGGACGCCAAGCTGAAAATCGACGGCTGGCCGCTCTCCAACGCCTACATTTCACGCGCCACCAACACAGTGTCCGACGTGATCCCCGGCCTGACCATGACCATCAAGTCTTCCGGAGCCGGCACCATAAGCATCGCCACTGACGCGGACGCCGTGGTGGCCAACGTGAAGACCTTCATCAGCCAGGTCAACGAGGTGCGCCAGAAAATCCGCGACCTCACCAAGTACGACAGCACCACCAAGGAAGCGTCCATCCTGACCGGCAACTACGGCCTGCAGATGCTCGACTCCATCATGAAGAACATCACGGCCGCGCCCGGCATCGGGTTCGACCGAGACCGAGACACCTACGTGTCGCTCTCGCCGGTGGGTCTTAGCACGGACGCAATGGAAGGCTCGCCCACCCAGGGGCTCATCCTGCTGGACGAGACCACGCTGCGAAACGTCCTGGCCTCCAACGCCTACGCCGTAGGCAAAATTTTCGCCGCCAACTACATGGGCGACACCACCAGCGCCAACACCAGCTTCACGTCCTACATCAGCGGCATCACCAAGCCTGGAACCTACTCCGTGTCCTACACGGTGGCTGGCGGCAAAATCACCGGGGCCACCATCGGCGGGCACCCGGCCATCTTCTATTCCAACTCGTCCACCATCACTGGCGCGGCCGGTTACGACGAGGCCGGTATGGTGATACGCGTCAACAACCTCACCAACGGCACGTATACCAGCGCGGTGAACCTGCGCCTTGGCAAGAGCCCCGAACTGGTGAGCGAACTGACCGACCTGACCAACGCGGATTCGGGTCCCCTGAACATCCTCCAGAAGAACTACGTCACCATCTCCGACAACATTCAGAAAAAGATAGATTACGAGACCAAACGGATCTCCACCATGGAGACCCATTTGCGGGCTCGTTTCTCCAAGCTGGACACGGTGCTCGGCAAATACAGCCAGATCCAGTCACAGCTTGGTTCGCAGATAGCCCAGCTCACCAGCAGCAGTTAG